A genomic region of Vicinamibacterales bacterium contains the following coding sequences:
- a CDS encoding FAD-dependent oxidoreductase, which yields MAEALPAAITVTPEQAVLMFPALTAAQLARVVAHGRLRPLVDGDTLVEPGVMPAQFFVLCSGRIQILRQTPRGEQLVVTHGPGAFTGEANGLLGRPPMTRVRVVEAGEAVELSRAELLTLIQTDTEIGDVMMRAYLYRRAQLIDQGLGDVIVLGSAHCAGTLRVKEFLIRNGHPFTYVDLDHDRDGESLLDLFQVSSADVPVVVCRGTTILRKPGNDEIAGCLGFNAGVDRGHVRDVVVVGGGPAGLAAAVYGASEGLDVLVVESNVPGGQAGSSSRIENYLGFPLGISGRELTDNALMQAKKFGAEVLVAKGAVSLHCGERPYAVQLDEGVPIPARTVILATGAEYRHPPIENLSRFQNAGVYYSATPMEAQLCGGEEVVVVGGANSAGQAAVFLSAAARRVHLLVRGAGLSSTMSRYLIRRIDDSTHIELHVLTEIVSLEGGAHLERVVWRDQQTSRTETRDIRHVFMMTGAVPNTGWVRGCLALDDKGFVKTGTALSAAELEAARWPRTRLPHVLETTLPGVFAVGDVRSGSMKRVASAVGEGSTAISLVHQTLAE from the coding sequence ATGGCCGAGGCGTTGCCCGCCGCAATCACCGTCACCCCGGAACAGGCCGTGCTGATGTTCCCGGCGCTGACCGCCGCGCAGCTGGCACGGGTGGTCGCGCACGGGCGCCTCCGCCCGCTCGTCGACGGCGACACGCTCGTCGAACCCGGCGTGATGCCGGCGCAGTTCTTCGTGCTCTGCAGCGGACGCATCCAGATCCTGCGCCAGACGCCGCGCGGCGAGCAGCTCGTCGTCACGCACGGCCCCGGCGCGTTCACCGGCGAGGCGAACGGACTGCTCGGCCGTCCGCCGATGACCCGCGTCCGCGTCGTCGAGGCAGGCGAGGCCGTCGAGCTGTCGCGCGCCGAGCTGCTGACGCTCATCCAGACCGACACTGAGATCGGCGACGTCATGATGCGCGCGTATCTCTACCGCCGCGCCCAGCTGATCGATCAGGGGCTCGGCGACGTCATCGTGCTGGGATCGGCGCACTGCGCCGGCACGCTCCGCGTCAAGGAGTTCCTGATCCGCAACGGCCATCCGTTCACCTACGTCGACCTCGATCACGACCGCGACGGTGAGTCGCTGCTCGACCTGTTTCAGGTCTCGAGCGCCGACGTCCCGGTCGTGGTCTGCCGAGGCACCACGATCCTGCGCAAGCCGGGGAATGACGAGATCGCGGGTTGCCTCGGCTTCAACGCCGGCGTCGATCGCGGCCACGTGCGCGACGTCGTGGTCGTCGGCGGCGGTCCGGCGGGACTGGCGGCGGCGGTGTACGGCGCCTCCGAGGGGCTCGACGTGCTCGTCGTGGAATCGAACGTGCCGGGAGGGCAGGCCGGTTCGAGCTCCCGCATCGAGAACTATCTCGGCTTCCCGCTGGGGATCTCGGGGCGCGAGCTGACCGACAACGCCCTCATGCAGGCAAAGAAGTTCGGCGCGGAGGTCCTGGTGGCGAAGGGCGCCGTGTCGCTGCACTGTGGCGAACGGCCCTACGCGGTGCAGCTGGACGAGGGGGTGCCGATTCCGGCGCGAACCGTCATCCTCGCAACCGGCGCCGAGTACCGGCATCCGCCGATCGAGAACCTCTCGCGCTTCCAGAACGCCGGCGTCTACTACAGCGCCACGCCGATGGAGGCCCAGCTCTGTGGCGGCGAAGAGGTCGTCGTCGTCGGGGGCGCCAACTCCGCCGGGCAGGCCGCGGTCTTCCTCTCGGCGGCGGCGCGCCGCGTCCACCTGCTGGTGCGAGGCGCGGGGCTGTCCTCGACGATGTCGCGGTATCTCATCCGGCGGATCGACGACAGCACACACATCGAACTCCACGTCCTCACGGAGATCGTGTCGCTGGAGGGAGGGGCGCACCTGGAGCGTGTCGTCTGGCGCGACCAGCAGACCTCCCGCACCGAGACCCGCGACATCCGGCACGTCTTCATGATGACTGGCGCCGTGCCCAACACCGGCTGGGTACGCGGCTGCCTCGCGCTCGACGACAAAGGTTTCGTGAAGACCGGAACGGCGTTGAGCGCGGCCGAGCTCGAGGCGGCGCGCTGGCCGCGAACGCGGCTACCCCACGTGCTCGAGACCACCCTGCCGGGCGTCTTCGCGGTCGGCGACGTGCGTAGCGGCAGCATGAAGCGCGTGGCCTCCGCCGTCGGAGAGGGCTCGACTGCGATCTCGCTCGTGCACCAGACGCTCGCCGAGTAG
- a CDS encoding histidine phosphatase family protein, with translation MPITRLLLVRHGATTATEEDRFSGSSGAELSDEGRWQAARLGERLAALPVAAIYASPLSRALDTARIIGSRCGLEPLVRDGLREIGHGHWEGMKRADVAQQFAAEYAAWSEDPFTFAPEAGESGVAVLARALPVVREVVTTHAGAQVVVVSHKATLRLVLSSLLGFDARGYRDRLDQSPACLNVVDFKDPVRARLMLFNDTSHYADHPRATEAGLSKWWDRG, from the coding sequence ATGCCCATCACCCGGCTGCTCCTCGTACGCCACGGCGCGACCACCGCGACCGAAGAGGATCGTTTTTCCGGATCGAGCGGCGCCGAGCTCTCAGACGAGGGCCGCTGGCAGGCGGCGCGGCTGGGCGAGCGTCTGGCGGCGCTGCCGGTCGCCGCCATCTACGCGAGTCCGCTGTCGCGCGCGCTCGACACCGCGCGGATCATCGGCAGCCGCTGCGGGCTCGAGCCCCTCGTCCGCGACGGTCTGCGCGAAATCGGGCACGGGCACTGGGAGGGGATGAAGCGCGCCGACGTCGCGCAGCAGTTCGCCGCCGAATACGCGGCGTGGAGCGAGGATCCCTTCACGTTCGCGCCTGAAGCGGGGGAGTCGGGCGTGGCGGTGCTGGCGCGGGCGCTGCCGGTCGTCCGTGAGGTCGTCACCACGCACGCGGGCGCCCAGGTCGTGGTCGTCTCGCACAAGGCGACGTTGCGTCTCGTGCTCAGCAGCCTGCTCGGCTTCGATGCGCGCGGCTACCGTGATCGGCTCGATCAGTCGCCAGCCTGCCTGAACGTCGTCGACTTCAAGGATCCCGTCCGCGCGCGGCTGATGCTCTTCAACGACACGTCCCACTACGCCGACCACCCGCGGGCGACCGAGGCGGGGCTGTCGAAGTGGTGGGATCGCGGGTGA
- a CDS encoding CusA/CzcA family heavy metal efflux RND transporter → MIDRLVSFALAQRFIVVVLMLGLSIWGMVSFKRLPIDAYPDLAPPRVQIVSQWPGHAAEEVERLITIPLEVEMNGIPKLDALRSISLYGLSSITMNFDYDTDPYFARAQAFERIPNASVPQGVSPGMSPLFSPSGLIYRYVLQSPDRSAQDLKILNDWVLSRKFRSIPGVADLSGLGGTTMQYQVLLDPARLFSYGVTVQQITDQLAANNANAGGGFYSQGGQFFYVRGLGLVRSLADIEQIVVATHAGIPVYVKDVATVTIGYAPRLGQFGYMRQADAVEGVVLMRTGEQAQNVLQSVQAMTETLNRTVLPPDVKIVPYYDRTDLIHETTLTVEKNLVRGMVLVLVILGVMLFSVRTALIVSVTIPFALLFSFICLDWANIPANLLSIGAIDFGMIVDGAVVMVENIFRELASRHGTNYDLTEVIRRAARDVERPIFYAIAVIIAGYLPIYVLTGPSGRLFRPMADTMSFALAGALLCTLMLLPVLCAFFMRSNLKEPEVPLYKSVERAYDRLLDTCLRRRWLTVAVCTLIFAASLLLLPFIGAEFMPHLDEGSLWVRATMPYTISFEEASKLGPQVRETLLGFPQVTTVANELGRDDEGTDPIGFFNDEYFVGLRPYGDPAWRGGIRTKEQLVAAIQKKLDAFPGIIFNFTQPAEDAVDEASTGLKSSLAVKIFGSELETLESKAEAVRRTLAAVPGITGITLVRELGQPSLIIEPDRARIAQYGLNVSDINTLIETAIGGAAATQVIQGEREFDLVVRLQEPFRQNMDAIKNLLITTPDGQHLPLGQFASIRIEQGASFIYRESNSRFIGIQFSVEGRDLASAVQDARARIAAAVPLPLGYTYDWGGEYKDYLAARAQMLIIVPLTIALILLILFALYGNLKFPLIIMFSVLVTVPVGGLLALKLTGTHFSVSSGFGFVALMGVAVQTSVILYSFINKLRLEGKDVTTATHEASLLRLRPILMTALVACIGLLPAAMSTGIGSDSQRPFAIVIVGGLISRLALSIFLAPVLYSLVAGKDDVLKV, encoded by the coding sequence ATGATCGATCGTCTCGTCTCTTTCGCCCTGGCGCAGCGGTTCATCGTCGTGGTCCTGATGCTGGGCCTGTCGATCTGGGGCATGGTCTCGTTCAAACGGCTGCCGATCGACGCCTATCCGGACCTGGCGCCGCCGCGCGTCCAGATCGTCAGCCAGTGGCCGGGCCACGCCGCCGAGGAAGTCGAGCGGCTGATCACCATTCCGCTCGAAGTCGAGATGAACGGCATCCCGAAGCTCGACGCGCTGCGGTCGATTTCGCTCTACGGGCTGTCGTCGATCACCATGAACTTCGACTACGACACCGACCCGTACTTCGCGCGGGCGCAGGCATTCGAGCGGATCCCGAACGCCTCGGTGCCGCAGGGAGTGTCGCCCGGCATGTCGCCGCTGTTCTCGCCGAGCGGCCTCATCTACCGCTACGTGCTCCAGAGCCCGGACCGTTCGGCGCAGGATCTGAAGATCCTCAACGACTGGGTGCTCAGCCGTAAATTCCGCTCGATCCCCGGCGTCGCCGATCTCTCCGGACTGGGCGGCACGACGATGCAGTACCAGGTGCTGCTGGATCCGGCGCGGCTCTTTTCATACGGCGTGACGGTGCAGCAGATCACCGACCAGCTCGCCGCCAACAACGCCAACGCCGGCGGCGGCTTCTACTCGCAGGGGGGGCAGTTCTTCTACGTGCGCGGCCTCGGCCTGGTCAGGAGTCTCGCCGACATCGAGCAGATCGTCGTCGCCACCCACGCCGGCATTCCGGTCTACGTCAAGGACGTCGCCACCGTGACGATCGGCTACGCGCCGCGGCTCGGCCAGTTCGGCTACATGCGCCAGGCCGACGCCGTCGAAGGGGTTGTCCTGATGCGGACCGGGGAGCAGGCGCAGAACGTTCTCCAGAGCGTCCAGGCGATGACCGAGACGCTGAATCGCACCGTCCTGCCGCCCGACGTCAAGATCGTCCCCTACTACGATCGCACCGACCTGATCCACGAGACGACGCTGACCGTCGAGAAGAACCTGGTGCGCGGGATGGTTCTGGTCCTGGTGATTCTCGGCGTGATGCTGTTCAGCGTCCGGACGGCGCTGATCGTGTCGGTCACCATCCCGTTCGCGCTGCTCTTTTCGTTCATCTGCCTCGACTGGGCGAACATCCCGGCCAACCTGCTGTCGATCGGCGCGATCGACTTCGGGATGATCGTCGACGGTGCCGTCGTCATGGTCGAGAACATCTTCCGCGAACTGGCGTCGCGCCACGGCACGAACTATGACCTGACCGAAGTGATCCGCCGCGCCGCCCGCGACGTCGAGCGGCCGATTTTCTACGCGATCGCGGTGATCATCGCCGGCTACCTGCCGATCTACGTCCTCACCGGACCGTCGGGACGGCTGTTCCGGCCGATGGCCGACACGATGTCGTTCGCGCTGGCCGGCGCGCTGCTCTGCACCCTGATGCTGCTGCCGGTGCTGTGCGCGTTCTTCATGCGCTCGAACCTCAAGGAGCCCGAGGTGCCGCTCTACAAGTCGGTCGAGCGCGCCTACGACCGGCTCCTGGACACCTGCCTGCGCCGCCGCTGGCTCACGGTCGCCGTCTGCACGCTGATCTTCGCCGCGTCGCTGCTGCTGCTGCCGTTCATCGGCGCCGAGTTCATGCCGCACCTCGACGAGGGCTCGCTGTGGGTGCGCGCGACGATGCCCTACACGATTTCGTTCGAGGAAGCGTCGAAGCTGGGACCGCAGGTGCGCGAGACGCTGCTCGGCTTCCCGCAGGTGACGACCGTCGCCAACGAACTCGGCCGCGACGACGAGGGCACCGATCCGATCGGCTTCTTCAACGACGAGTACTTCGTCGGCCTCAGGCCCTACGGCGACCCGGCGTGGCGCGGCGGGATCCGGACGAAAGAGCAGCTCGTCGCGGCCATCCAGAAGAAGCTGGACGCATTCCCCGGCATCATCTTCAACTTTACGCAGCCGGCCGAAGACGCCGTCGACGAAGCGTCCACCGGCCTCAAGAGCTCGCTGGCCGTCAAAATCTTCGGGTCGGAGCTCGAGACGCTCGAGAGCAAGGCGGAAGCGGTGCGGCGGACGCTGGCGGCGGTACCTGGGATCACCGGCATCACGCTGGTGCGCGAGCTCGGACAGCCGAGCCTCATCATCGAGCCTGACCGCGCCCGCATCGCCCAGTACGGCCTCAACGTGTCGGATATCAACACGCTGATCGAAACGGCGATCGGCGGCGCGGCGGCGACCCAGGTGATCCAGGGGGAGCGCGAGTTCGATCTCGTCGTCCGGCTGCAGGAGCCGTTCCGGCAGAACATGGACGCGATCAAGAACCTGCTGATCACCACCCCCGACGGGCAGCACCTGCCGCTCGGGCAGTTCGCGTCCATCCGCATCGAGCAGGGGGCGTCGTTCATCTATCGCGAGTCCAACTCGCGGTTCATCGGCATCCAGTTCAGCGTGGAGGGACGCGACCTGGCGAGCGCCGTCCAGGACGCGCGGGCCAGAATCGCGGCGGCGGTGCCGCTACCGCTCGGCTATACCTACGACTGGGGCGGCGAATACAAGGACTATCTGGCCGCCCGCGCGCAGATGCTCATCATCGTGCCCTTGACCATCGCGCTGATCCTGCTGATCCTGTTCGCGCTCTACGGCAACTTGAAGTTTCCGCTGATCATCATGTTCAGCGTGCTGGTGACCGTGCCGGTTGGCGGCCTGCTGGCGCTCAAGCTGACCGGGACCCACTTCAGCGTGTCGTCCGGCTTCGGATTCGTGGCGCTGATGGGCGTCGCCGTGCAGACGAGCGTCATCCTGTATTCGTTCATCAACAAGTTGCGGCTCGAGGGCAAGGACGTGACCACCGCTACCCACGAGGCGTCGCTGCTGCGGCTGCGGCCGATCCTGATGACCGCGCTGGTCGCCTGCATCGGCCTGCTGCCGGCCGCGATGTCGACCGGCATCGGCAGCGATTCGCAGCGGCCGTTCGCCATCGTCATCGTCGGCGGCCTGATCTCGCGCCTGGCGCTGTCGATCTTCCTGGCGCCGGTGCTCTACAGCCTGGTCGCCGGCAAGGACGACGTGCTCAAGGTGTAG